A window from Borrelia sp. P9F1 encodes these proteins:
- a CDS encoding DUF898 family protein, which produces MSSKSYFDGGVYESVCVYVGAAVMTCCTLGFCFPWAYCMVCKFHVDHTVIEGRRLKFEGDGANLLGHWITWWVFCVITLGIYTLWIGVKVEKWKVEHTRFVD; this is translated from the coding sequence ATGTCAAGTAAGTCTTATTTTGATGGAGGCGTTTATGAATCAGTTTGTGTATATGTTGGTGCGGCCGTTATGACTTGTTGTACTCTTGGATTTTGTTTTCCTTGGGCCTATTGTATGGTGTGCAAGTTTCATGTTGATCACACTGTTATTGAAGGACGTCGTTTGAAGTTTGAGGGAGATGGTGCAAATCTTTTGGGGCATTGGATCACCTGGTGGGTTTTTTGTGTTATTACTCTTGGGATTTATACTTTGTGGATAGGAGTTAAGGTTGAAAAATGGAAAGTTGAACATACACGTTTTGTAGATTGA
- a CDS encoding ROK family protein, with translation MQGENMVSIRGGNRKKILLSLKNMQYSRTDLARRLSLTNAAVTILTNQMIKENILVEVGSKETDIKKHGRKEILLDINKDFAYSMGVIISSNYFQIGIANLKCEVLISETYSFEPPVSAYEILEKIKDHMIEIIWKHNFSRDKFIGLGFSITGIIKDKESGIVNDSHGAWVERDVPVKAILEEYFSLTVYLESYVKNLSLAEFMGKSVDNIMFFDYTDTAELSIWAEGNVYSGFNNKSGMVSHMVIDYGGEKNCPTCGNKGCVNMLISNFALQRLISKEFMNGEIPELYDKYEGRLKKVTIYDIFSLHEKYEFVRKIMEDTIKYLAIVIINIQRILDFNYLVLYGQSFKLKSFFDLLKEEIKKLNKESIVLKLSSLDTEVSVIGPASSVIFNKFYLTGGDID, from the coding sequence ATGCAAGGTGAGAACATGGTTTCAATCAGAGGTGGGAATAGGAAGAAAATACTCCTTAGCTTGAAGAATATGCAGTATTCGAGAACAGATTTAGCCCGTAGATTATCATTAACGAATGCTGCTGTTACAATTCTTACTAATCAGATGATTAAGGAAAATATTTTAGTTGAAGTTGGGTCAAAGGAAACGGATATTAAGAAACACGGACGAAAAGAGATACTTCTTGATATCAACAAGGATTTTGCATATTCAATGGGAGTAATTATTTCGAGTAATTATTTTCAAATAGGAATTGCAAATCTTAAATGTGAGGTTTTAATAAGTGAAACTTATTCCTTCGAGCCCCCAGTTAGTGCTTATGAAATTTTGGAAAAAATTAAGGATCATATGATTGAGATTATATGGAAGCATAATTTTTCAAGAGATAAGTTTATTGGATTAGGATTTAGTATTACTGGAATAATTAAGGATAAGGAATCTGGGATTGTTAATGATAGCCATGGAGCATGGGTTGAGAGGGATGTACCTGTTAAGGCTATACTGGAGGAATATTTTTCACTAACGGTGTATCTTGAGAGTTATGTTAAAAATCTTTCTCTTGCTGAATTTATGGGTAAGAGCGTGGATAATATCATGTTTTTTGATTACACAGATACTGCTGAGCTTTCCATTTGGGCTGAGGGCAATGTTTATTCTGGATTTAATAATAAATCTGGCATGGTTAGTCACATGGTTATTGACTATGGGGGTGAGAAAAATTGTCCCACTTGTGGAAATAAGGGGTGTGTTAATATGTTAATATCCAATTTTGCGCTCCAGCGTCTAATATCAAAAGAGTTTATGAATGGTGAGATTCCTGAGCTTTATGACAAGTATGAAGGTAGGCTTAAGAAGGTTACTATATATGATATTTTTTCTCTTCATGAAAAATATGAATTTGTGAGAAAAATAATGGAGGATACAATAAAGTATTTAGCGATAGTTATAATTAATATTCAAAGAATTCTTGATTTTAATTATTTGGTGCTTTATGGACAAAGTTTTAAACTTAAAAGTTTTTTTGACTTATTGAAAGAGGAAATAAAGAAGTTAAACAAAGAGAGTATTGTGTTAAAACTTAGTTCTCTTGATACGGAAGTGTCTGTTATTGGGCCTGCGTCTAGCGTTATTTTTAATAAGTTTTATTTAACAGGAGGAGATATTGATTAA